Proteins encoded by one window of Aulosira sp. FACHB-615:
- a CDS encoding arylmalonate decarboxylase translates to MTDALGWRKKFGVLAPSTNTIVEPDFHTMAVPGVTSHTSRIYLRNQDLSSDEKMVQLLEAIAQEMFSAIDRVMTAGVDYLIMAMSAETFWEGKTGNIEFIKRVEDYAGIKVASCASAYQVALTALQVKKIAVITPYQAVADERIRRFFSDIGIEVVRLKSLRCPTAISIAEVSENTLRIHLQELDGDDVEAIVQMGTNLSMLRLADEMERAIAKPVIAVNAATWWYALRQNDIHDQVYGCGRLLREF, encoded by the coding sequence ATGACAGATGCGTTAGGATGGCGAAAAAAATTTGGCGTGCTTGCGCCTAGTACAAATACGATTGTCGAACCTGATTTTCATACAATGGCTGTGCCTGGGGTAACTTCTCATACATCGCGGATTTATCTGAGGAACCAGGATTTGAGTAGTGATGAAAAGATGGTACAGCTTTTGGAGGCGATCGCCCAAGAAATGTTTTCGGCAATTGATCGGGTGATGACTGCGGGTGTCGATTACCTAATTATGGCGATGAGTGCGGAAACTTTTTGGGAAGGTAAAACAGGCAACATCGAGTTTATCAAGCGAGTTGAAGATTATGCTGGTATCAAGGTGGCTTCTTGTGCTTCGGCATATCAGGTAGCACTGACAGCCTTGCAAGTAAAGAAAATCGCTGTCATTACCCCTTACCAAGCTGTAGCTGATGAAAGAATCCGCCGCTTTTTTAGTGACATTGGTATAGAAGTTGTTCGCCTTAAAAGTCTCCGTTGTCCTACGGCTATTTCCATTGCAGAGGTATCTGAAAATACTTTAAGAATACATCTTCAGGAACTTGATGGCGATGATGTAGAGGCAATTGTACAGATGGGGACTAATTTAAGTATGCTCCGATTGGCGGATGAAATGGAGCGAGCGATCGCTAAACCAGTAATTGCTGTCAACGCCGCTACTTGGTGGTACGCCCTACGCCAAAATGACATTCACGATCAAGTTTATGGCTGTGGTAGA